One Microtus pennsylvanicus isolate mMicPen1 chromosome 3, mMicPen1.hap1, whole genome shotgun sequence DNA window includes the following coding sequences:
- the Kiaa1143 gene encoding uncharacterized protein KIAA1143 homolog has product MSKRNLVSYVRPAEPAFLSRFKERVGYQEGPTVETKKIQPQLPDDDEDRSDKEDEQPQVVVLKKGDLTAEEVMKIKAEIKAAKAEEDPPPADGRIVYRKPVKRSSDEKCSGLTASSKRKKTNEDGVDRQGPVRKNSQKQIRNSSLLSFDNEDENE; this is encoded by the exons ATGAGCAAGCGGAACCTGGTGTCGTACGTGCGGCCCGCCGAGCCCGCCTTCCTGTCCCGCTTCAAGGAACGAGTCGGCTACCAGGAGGGGCCCACCGTCGAGACCAAG AAAATCCAGCCTCAGCTCCCAGATGATGATGAGGACCGCAGTGACAAAGAAGATGAGCAGCCTCAAGTAGTGGTTTTAAAAAAGGGAGACCTAACAGCTGAAGAAGTCATGaaaattaaagcagaaataaagGCTGCCAAAGCAG AGGAAGATCCACCTCCAGCTGATGGGAGAATCGTGTATCGAAAACCGGTTAAGCGTTCCTCGGATGAAAAGTGTTCAGGTTTGACAGCAAGctccaagagaaagaaaacaaatgaagacgGCGTGGATAGGCAGGGCCCAGTTAGAAAGAACTCACAGAAGCAAATAAGAAATAGTAGTCTCCTTTCTTTTGACAATGAAGATGAAAATGAGTAA